One window of Saprospiraceae bacterium genomic DNA carries:
- the rsgA gene encoding ribosome small subunit-dependent GTPase A: protein MHGLIFRSTGSWYEVWVNEIQKTIPSRIVGKLKLDKENLTNPVAVGDEVEVELEDEINGLIKSVLPRKNYIARQSPKSRMQLHLIACNIDQAILITSIREPDLKAGFIDRFLLTTEPQNIPVLLVFNKWDIYTEVDRMIYTDIKNLYESIGYKVLAVSSKDQTGIASLKQCIQGNVNLLSGQSGVGKSSIINSLQPDLKLKTSQLSGYSGKGIHTTTFAEMFPVNEQTFIIDTPGIKSLSFNNLEIMDVAHNYREFFEASASCKFGSQCTHRNEPDCAVKEKMLAGIISEVRYKNYLNVLEEIEAQNYWERNKKY, encoded by the coding sequence ATGCATGGATTGATTTTTCGCTCCACAGGAAGTTGGTATGAAGTCTGGGTAAATGAAATTCAAAAAACCATTCCCAGCAGGATTGTTGGAAAACTAAAACTTGACAAAGAAAATTTAACCAATCCCGTGGCCGTAGGAGATGAAGTGGAAGTCGAATTGGAAGATGAAATCAATGGTTTAATTAAATCTGTACTTCCCCGTAAAAATTACATCGCCCGGCAATCGCCGAAATCCCGCATGCAATTGCATTTAATTGCCTGCAACATTGACCAGGCCATTTTAATTACCAGCATTCGCGAACCCGATTTGAAAGCCGGATTTATCGATCGTTTTTTATTGACCACAGAACCTCAAAATATTCCGGTCCTTCTTGTTTTTAATAAATGGGATATTTATACAGAAGTAGATCGCATGATCTACACGGATATTAAAAATTTATATGAAAGCATTGGCTACAAAGTTTTAGCGGTTTCATCCAAAGATCAAACCGGCATTGCTTCATTAAAACAATGCATCCAAGGAAACGTAAACTTACTTTCCGGACAATCGGGCGTAGGTAAATCATCTATAATTAACAGTTTGCAACCAGATTTAAAATTAAAAACCAGTCAGTTGTCCGGTTATAGCGGCAAAGGAATTCATACCACCACCTTCGCAGAAATGTTTCCGGTAAATGAACAAACATTTATCATTGATACGCCCGGAATTAAATCGCTGTCATTTAATAATCTGGAAATTATGGATGTTGCACACAATTACCGCGAATTTTTTGAAGCATCTGCATCCTGCAAATTTGGCTCTCAATGTACGCATCGCAACGAACCCGATTGCGCTGTAAAAGAAAAAATGCTTGCCGGAATTATCAGTGAAGTCCGTTATAAAAATTATCTGAATGTATTAGAAGAAATCGAAGCTCAGAATTATTGGGAACGGAATAAGAAATATTGA
- the murA gene encoding UDP-N-acetylglucosamine 1-carboxyvinyltransferase, with the protein MSGNDCFEVIGGKKLKGSLQPQGAKNEALQILCATLLTDQPVRINNLPDILDIRHLIELIAGLGVSVTKHDAHSYTFEASTVDLDYFGTPEFQNNARKIRGSVMLLAPLLARFKRAVLPKPGGDKIGRRRLDTHFLGLQKLNADFQFDDSKSEYRITADQLKGAYILMDEISVTGTANVLMAATLAKGTTTIYNAACEPYIQQLCHMLIRMGAKISGLGSNLLVIEGVEKLKGTEHTLLPDMIEIGSFISLAAMTQSELRITNAGIEHLGIIPFVFERMGVRMVFEQDDILIPEQEEYTIQSFMDGSIMTIYDAPWPGFSPDLMSALLVMAIQAKGSVLIHQKMFESRLFFVDKLIDMGAQIILCDPHRATVIGLNRKFSLRGIDMTSPDIRAGVALLIAALSAAGKSTIRSIHQIDRGYERIDERLNAVGAEITRL; encoded by the coding sequence ATGTCAGGAAACGATTGTTTTGAAGTTATTGGTGGTAAGAAATTAAAAGGCAGTTTGCAACCACAGGGTGCAAAAAACGAAGCCCTTCAAATTTTATGTGCAACGCTTTTAACGGACCAACCCGTACGAATTAATAATCTCCCGGATATCCTTGACATTCGTCATTTGATTGAATTAATTGCCGGATTGGGAGTAAGCGTAACAAAGCACGATGCCCACAGTTATACCTTTGAAGCAAGCACCGTAGATCTAGACTATTTCGGTACACCAGAATTTCAAAACAATGCCAGAAAAATTAGGGGCTCTGTCATGCTGTTGGCGCCCTTATTGGCTCGTTTCAAACGGGCTGTACTGCCTAAACCAGGTGGAGATAAGATCGGTCGGAGACGATTGGACACCCATTTTTTAGGATTGCAAAAGCTCAATGCTGATTTTCAATTTGATGATTCAAAATCTGAGTACCGGATTACCGCAGATCAGTTAAAGGGAGCTTACATCTTGATGGATGAAATTTCTGTAACGGGAACAGCCAATGTCCTGATGGCTGCAACCCTTGCAAAAGGCACGACCACCATTTACAATGCAGCCTGCGAACCCTACATTCAGCAATTATGTCACATGTTAATCCGCATGGGTGCCAAAATTAGCGGATTGGGTTCTAATTTATTGGTTATTGAAGGAGTAGAGAAACTTAAGGGTACCGAACATACCTTATTGCCGGATATGATTGAAATTGGCAGCTTTATCAGCCTGGCGGCAATGACCCAATCAGAATTGCGCATTACCAATGCAGGGATTGAACATTTAGGAATAATACCCTTTGTATTTGAGCGTATGGGTGTTCGAATGGTATTCGAACAAGACGATATTCTGATTCCGGAACAAGAAGAATATACCATACAGAGTTTTATGGATGGGTCCATAATGACCATTTACGATGCACCCTGGCCGGGATTTTCTCCGGATTTAATGAGTGCGCTTTTAGTCATGGCCATCCAGGCAAAAGGCAGTGTCCTTATTCATCAAAAAATGTTTGAGTCCCGATTGTTTTTCGTAGATAAACTCATTGATATGGGTGCTCAAATTATTTTATGTGATCCGCACAGAGCCACCGTCATCGGACTGAATCGAAAATTTAGCTTGCGAGGCATTGATATGACCTCACCAGATATACGAGCAGGTGTAGCCCTTCTTATTGCTGCATTATCTGCTGCTGGAAAAAGCACGATCCGTTCCATACATCAAATTGATCGTGGCTATGAGCGCATCGATGAACGGTTGAATGCCGTAGGAGCTGAAATTACAAGATTATGA
- a CDS encoding rhodanese-related sulfurtransferase, producing the protein MRKLYNTIDREILIEKMRSSQEERITISFYKYCKILNPDFFRNYLFEKLDDLGTLGRIYLAHEGINAQISVPKENLNLFISTLDEIEFLKNIRLNYAIEDDGKSFFKLVIKRRTKIVADGIEDPEFDVTQCGVHVDAADFNKLCNQPDTLIVDMRNHYESEIGHFENAITPDVVTFRESLPIIATQLEEYKDKNILMYCTGGIRCEKASAFMKYKGFKHVFQLNGGIIEYARQVKSQNLENKFLGKNFVFDERLGERITDSVISHCHQCGAVCDHHVNCKNDQCHILFIQCPECAIKYEACCSKRCADFIKLDAITQEQIKPTLEFNGSKFSKGRYKALGKDEALNLSE; encoded by the coding sequence ATGAGAAAACTTTACAATACCATTGACCGGGAAATCTTGATTGAAAAAATGCGGAGCAGTCAAGAAGAACGCATCACCATTTCATTTTATAAATATTGTAAAATTTTAAATCCGGATTTTTTTCGAAATTACTTATTCGAAAAACTGGATGATCTGGGCACCTTGGGAAGAATTTATCTGGCACACGAAGGAATCAATGCACAGATTTCTGTTCCAAAAGAAAATTTAAATTTGTTTATAAGTACTCTGGATGAGATCGAATTTTTAAAAAACATCCGTTTGAATTATGCTATTGAAGATGATGGAAAATCTTTTTTCAAACTCGTCATCAAACGACGTACTAAAATCGTTGCCGACGGCATTGAGGACCCTGAATTTGATGTAACCCAATGTGGAGTGCATGTCGATGCAGCAGATTTTAATAAGCTGTGCAATCAACCCGATACACTCATTGTTGACATGCGCAACCATTATGAATCAGAAATTGGTCATTTTGAAAATGCCATCACCCCGGATGTCGTTACGTTTCGGGAATCTCTTCCGATCATTGCCACTCAGTTGGAGGAATACAAGGATAAAAACATACTCATGTATTGTACCGGTGGCATTCGCTGTGAAAAAGCAAGTGCATTTATGAAATACAAAGGCTTTAAACATGTATTTCAATTAAATGGCGGCATCATTGAATATGCCAGACAAGTAAAATCACAAAATCTTGAAAATAAATTTTTAGGAAAGAATTTTGTATTTGACGAACGATTGGGCGAGCGGATCACCGATTCAGTAATCAGTCATTGTCATCAATGTGGTGCTGTTTGTGATCATCACGTCAATTGCAAAAACGATCAATGCCATATTTTATTTATACAATGCCCGGAATGTGCAATTAAATACGAAGCGTGTTGTTCGAAGCGCTGTGCAGATTTTATTAAACTCGATGCCATCACACAAGAACAAATCAAACCAACGCTTGAATTTAATGGAAGTAAATTTTCAAAAGGCCGTTACAAAGCTTTGGGAAAAGACGAAGCCCTCAATTTGAGTGAATAA
- a CDS encoding acyl-CoA dehydrogenase produces MYFTLTEEQIAVRDAARDFARRELLPGVIERDAKMQFPKEQVQKMAEMGFLGMMVSPEYGGGGMDTISYVLAMEEISKIDNSCSVIMSVNNSLVCWGLEKMGTEEQKQKYLPRLTSGEWIGSFCLSEPEAGSDATSQKTTAEDKGDHYLLNGTKNWITNGGSSSLHLVMAQANPEAGSRGICTFIVEAGWNGVTIGSKEDKLGIRSSDTTSIMYNDVIVPKENLLGPPGDGFKFAMKTLTGGRIGIASQALGIASGAYELALNYSKERKTFGKPISSHQAIAFKLADMATDVEAARLMVLRAAWMKDMGLDFGTAAAMAKLFASDVAMRHTVEAVQIHGGYGFVKEYHVERLMRDAKITQIYEGTSEVQRIVISRAILSGQLYQPMWIE; encoded by the coding sequence ATGTATTTTACATTGACCGAAGAACAGATAGCTGTACGGGATGCAGCCAGGGATTTTGCCCGCAGGGAGCTGTTACCGGGCGTTATTGAGCGGGACGCCAAAATGCAATTTCCCAAAGAGCAGGTCCAGAAAATGGCCGAAATGGGCTTTTTGGGCATGATGGTCTCCCCGGAATATGGCGGTGGCGGCATGGATACCATCTCCTATGTCCTTGCCATGGAAGAAATCAGTAAAATCGATAATTCCTGTTCGGTGATCATGTCAGTAAACAACAGTCTGGTTTGTTGGGGACTCGAAAAAATGGGTACTGAAGAACAAAAACAAAAATACCTCCCCCGATTGACCAGTGGGGAGTGGATCGGCTCATTCTGTTTATCAGAACCGGAAGCAGGCAGCGATGCCACCAGTCAAAAAACAACTGCCGAAGATAAAGGAGATCATTACCTGCTCAATGGTACTAAAAACTGGATCACCAATGGGGGAAGTTCCAGCTTACACCTGGTAATGGCCCAGGCCAATCCGGAAGCCGGTAGCCGGGGCATATGCACGTTTATCGTTGAAGCAGGTTGGAATGGCGTAACAATCGGAAGTAAAGAAGATAAATTAGGCATTCGCTCGTCCGATACAACCAGCATCATGTATAATGATGTGATCGTACCAAAAGAAAATTTACTGGGCCCTCCGGGGGATGGTTTCAAATTTGCCATGAAAACACTTACCGGTGGCCGGATTGGGATTGCTTCTCAAGCTTTAGGGATTGCTTCCGGGGCTTACGAACTGGCTTTAAATTATAGTAAAGAGCGCAAAACCTTTGGCAAACCAATATCCAGCCACCAGGCCATAGCCTTTAAACTGGCGGATATGGCAACCGACGTGGAAGCAGCCCGACTCATGGTATTGCGCGCCGCCTGGATGAAAGACATGGGTCTTGATTTTGGTACAGCCGCAGCCATGGCCAAATTATTTGCTTCCGATGTAGCCATGCGCCATACGGTAGAAGCCGTTCAAATTCACGGTGGCTATGGTTTTGTAAAAGAATACCACGTTGAACGCCTGATGCGCGATGCAAAAATTACACAGATCTATGAAGGAACTTCTGAGGTACAACGCATTGTTATATCCAGAGCAATCCTCTCCGGGCAATTGTACCAACCCATGTGGATTGAATAA
- a CDS encoding T9SS type A sorting domain-containing protein: protein MYDVLQIEILKGMQTEFVLMDALGKELKRISFNDKQHTENLSELKPGVYFIQSVSGTEKRSFVKM from the coding sequence GTGTACGATGTATTGCAAATTGAAATTCTCAAAGGAATGCAAACTGAATTTGTACTTATGGACGCTTTGGGAAAAGAGTTAAAACGCATTTCGTTTAATGACAAACAACACACTGAAAATTTATCGGAGCTGAAACCGGGAGTTTATTTTATCCAATCTGTTTCCGGAACAGAAAAAAGGTCTTTTGTAAAAATGTAA
- a CDS encoding geranylgeranylglyceryl/heptaprenylglyceryl phosphate synthase, which yields MSKQLLKGILKKKSLGIKSLAVLIDPDYLKLKNLEQTLALSQKQGVDYFFLGGSLILQDRMDETIKLIREMTNIPIVLFPGNSQQIHPGADAILLLSLISGRNPDYLIGKHVESAMRLKASQLEVISTAYLLIDGAQANTAAYISQTQPIPANKPDIALATAMAGELLNMQLLYLDAGSGARKPVPETMIQKLSAHIRLPILVGGGIRDGETVYNILQAGADLIVVGNLLEEDPKQLKTIAELVKNHSPLQVKKS from the coding sequence ATGTCAAAACAGCTGTTAAAAGGAATCTTGAAAAAAAAATCACTTGGCATTAAAAGCCTGGCTGTTTTAATTGATCCCGATTATCTGAAATTAAAAAATCTCGAACAAACCCTTGCATTGTCACAAAAGCAAGGCGTTGATTATTTTTTTCTGGGCGGCAGTTTAATCTTACAGGATCGGATGGATGAAACCATCAAGTTGATTCGAGAGATGACCAATATTCCTATTGTACTCTTTCCCGGAAATAGTCAACAAATACATCCCGGAGCGGATGCTATTTTATTATTGTCATTAATTTCTGGAAGAAATCCCGACTATTTAATAGGTAAACATGTTGAATCGGCCATGCGACTCAAAGCCAGTCAACTGGAAGTCATTTCAACCGCTTACTTATTGATAGATGGTGCGCAAGCCAACACAGCAGCTTATATCAGTCAAACCCAACCCATACCTGCCAATAAGCCGGATATTGCTCTGGCTACAGCCATGGCAGGCGAGTTGCTCAATATGCAACTGCTTTATCTGGATGCAGGAAGTGGTGCCAGAAAACCAGTTCCGGAAACCATGATTCAAAAATTGAGTGCCCACATCCGTTTGCCAATCCTTGTAGGTGGTGGAATTCGCGATGGGGAAACCGTTTACAACATCCTTCAGGCAGGAGCAGATCTGATTGTAGTTGGAAATTTATTGGAAGAAGATCCCAAACAACTCAAAACCATTGCAGAATTGGTAAAGAACCATTCACCGCTACAAGTAAAAAAATCCTGA
- a CDS encoding site-2 protease family protein has product MFEQAWHVGTFAKIPVKIHWTFILILVYVASTSFSQGAGYEAIFIEICFVLAMFFCVVLHEFGHALTAQRYGIRTEDIILLPIGGVARLRNMPEKPIQELIIAVMGPMVNIIIAIAVFISLLSLYGIPYFSLDNFQNLDFSNWKGFLPLLMISNIMLVVFNMIPAFPMDGGRVLRALLAMGFGRLKATRIASIVGQIICVFLIIVGLYYEAYTLAIIGVFIFLNATQEYKSVALDSVLKNKTIQDCYRKDFHSFTDYTTVKDAHDFMMHQTNKHFMVINLYGQYCGTVTAKAIKAAYKLNPETRISEIYQPKILSLNSSTSVAHALYALRGQTNLILVTEADAVVGVLDQESVQQLIDLEG; this is encoded by the coding sequence ATGTTCGAACAAGCTTGGCATGTCGGGACTTTTGCCAAAATACCGGTAAAAATCCATTGGACCTTTATTCTTATATTAGTCTATGTTGCATCTACTTCTTTTTCACAGGGAGCAGGCTACGAAGCCATTTTTATTGAAATCTGTTTTGTGCTGGCCATGTTTTTTTGCGTCGTCCTGCATGAATTTGGACATGCCCTGACTGCCCAACGCTACGGCATCCGCACAGAAGATATCATCTTATTGCCCATTGGAGGGGTTGCCCGTTTGCGCAACATGCCGGAGAAACCTATCCAGGAATTGATCATCGCCGTTATGGGCCCAATGGTAAATATCATTATAGCAATTGCAGTTTTTATCAGCTTACTGAGCCTTTATGGAATTCCTTATTTTAGTTTGGATAATTTTCAAAACCTCGATTTTTCAAACTGGAAAGGCTTTCTTCCCCTGTTGATGATTTCCAATATCATGCTGGTGGTTTTTAATATGATCCCTGCATTTCCAATGGATGGCGGGCGGGTCTTGCGCGCCCTACTGGCCATGGGATTTGGTAGATTGAAAGCAACTCGCATCGCTTCGATTGTCGGACAAATTATTTGTGTTTTCTTAATTATAGTTGGTTTGTATTATGAAGCATATACCCTTGCCATTATTGGTGTGTTTATCTTTCTGAATGCTACACAGGAATACAAAAGTGTAGCACTCGACAGTGTTTTAAAAAATAAAACCATTCAGGATTGCTATCGAAAAGACTTTCACAGTTTCACAGATTATACAACGGTTAAAGATGCACATGATTTTATGATGCATCAAACCAACAAACATTTTATGGTGATCAATTTGTATGGTCAATACTGTGGCACGGTAACTGCAAAAGCCATCAAAGCAGCATATAAACTCAATCCGGAAACACGGATCTCAGAAATATATCAACCCAAAATTTTAAGTTTAAATTCAAGTACTTCCGTTGCGCATGCCTTGTATGCATTGCGCGGTCAGACCAATTTAATTTTAGTCACAGAAGCTGATGCCGTTGTCGGCGTTTTGGATCAGGAAAGCGTTCAGCAGCTCATAGATTTGGAGGGCTGA
- a CDS encoding Abi family protein, producing the protein MLYSEFTYNFSPARITRYYNATGNLFDKTKRLYIANLRISQSFHPLLGVIEVVLRNRLNEILIAHFSDSNWIINQKKGFMSNSVLSGNNYYLKNQILNAENKLNKYFIPITPGKIIGELTFSFWTELFEIYHYRLLSGKPIQIFSSLPTNIKRKQISMELKTIRKFRNRINHNEPVCFNGSSIDFTSANEVYTSIINILNWMEPKLIPFTNPIDFVNLAISDAQLI; encoded by the coding sequence ATGCTTTACTCTGAATTTACCTATAATTTCTCTCCGGCGCGGATTACAAGGTATTATAACGCCACTGGTAATCTGTTTGATAAAACTAAGCGATTATATATAGCAAATTTAAGAATTTCACAGTCCTTTCATCCATTATTAGGGGTCATAGAAGTTGTCTTAAGAAATAGACTCAATGAAATTCTAATTGCCCATTTTAGTGATTCAAATTGGATCATTAATCAGAAAAAAGGTTTTATGAGTAACAGCGTTCTGTCTGGAAATAATTATTATTTAAAAAATCAAATCTTAAATGCAGAAAATAAATTAAACAAATATTTTATTCCAATTACTCCAGGTAAAATTATAGGAGAATTAACATTCAGCTTTTGGACAGAGTTATTTGAAATATATCATTATAGATTATTGTCCGGAAAACCAATACAGATTTTTAGTTCCTTACCCACAAACATAAAAAGAAAACAAATATCGATGGAACTTAAAACTATTAGAAAATTTAGGAATAGGATTAACCATAATGAACCTGTTTGTTTTAATGGCAGTTCAATAGATTTTACGAGTGCAAATGAAGTTTACACATCAATTATTAATATATTAAATTGGATGGAACCAAAATTGATTCCATTTACCAACCCAATTGACTTTGTCAACTTAGCCATTTCAGATGCTCAATTAATATAA
- a CDS encoding phenylalanine--tRNA ligase subunit beta — MRISLNWLKQYIDISESVDELASILTSLGLEVESVETVEALKGGLKDIVVAEILACWKHPNADRLHLTKVNPGNGTTLQVVCGAPNVAAGQKVFLAQIGATMYPKNGDSFVIKAGKIRGEASEGMLCAEDELGLSDNHEGLLLLDPNAVPGTPAAEYLNLKTDVYFEIGLTPNRADAMSHLGVAKDLLAWYRVHKDPTKQLREIELGTLETQVKSLDMKVQVLNSALCPRYSGICISGIEVKESPDWLKTAIRSMDLNPINNVVDVTNYILYELGQPLHAFDYDRIKEHRILVDTLEADTKFVTLDGVERSLRSDDLMICDSSKQGLCMAGVFGGMNSGISNSTKTIFLESAHFNASAVRKSSMSHNLRTQSARCFEKGSDPNLTIFALQRAIYLLQKTCDAQISSALIDLYPEPITPAKIKLNVNQAIQLSGMELDLEKLKQVLFALEMEIEDLQNGFLHVFVPTNKPDVLRMPDVVEEVCRVYGFEHIPIPEKMQVSFPKSKGSLYPIRKEIAGFLSANNLQEIMSLSLMRSGICIQSGLYREEDLVIIHNTSNIHLNAMKPSICFGGLEAIQYNSNRQQTDLAFYEMAKTYIRNGDQVQEKSKLGIWLCGLQHAAHWSDPKPAAQNFYQIKAVVESILKQLQLPIPTFESFENKHVFEWGVEYKSANTDIIQFGKLQSKLLAIFDIKKEVYYAEIDLEALAALISNKPVVFSEFSKFLPIKRDLALIIDQSVPFNILKDIAIKHSKNLLKSVQLFDIYENAEQIGPGKKSYALSFTFENHDRQMSSEEMETLMNELIQIYKNEANAVVRS; from the coding sequence ATGCGTATTTCATTAAATTGGTTAAAGCAATACATTGATATTTCAGAAAGCGTGGATGAATTGGCTTCCATCTTGACTTCTTTGGGTTTAGAGGTAGAAAGCGTCGAAACAGTAGAAGCGCTCAAAGGGGGTTTAAAAGATATTGTAGTTGCGGAAATATTAGCGTGCTGGAAACACCCAAATGCAGATCGATTGCATTTAACAAAAGTTAATCCCGGAAATGGGACGACATTGCAAGTAGTTTGTGGAGCACCAAATGTTGCAGCAGGTCAGAAAGTGTTTCTTGCCCAGATTGGGGCTACCATGTACCCTAAAAATGGAGATTCTTTTGTGATTAAAGCTGGAAAAATACGGGGGGAAGCTTCAGAAGGCATGCTTTGTGCAGAAGACGAACTGGGATTGAGTGACAACCACGAAGGATTGTTACTACTCGATCCAAATGCCGTTCCAGGTACCCCGGCAGCAGAGTATTTGAATTTAAAAACAGATGTTTATTTTGAAATCGGTTTGACACCCAACCGGGCTGATGCCATGAGTCATTTGGGTGTAGCTAAAGATTTATTAGCCTGGTACCGCGTGCATAAAGATCCTACAAAGCAACTTCGCGAAATCGAATTGGGAACGTTGGAAACGCAGGTAAAATCATTGGACATGAAGGTCCAGGTTTTAAATTCGGCTTTATGTCCGCGCTATAGTGGGATCTGTATCTCAGGAATAGAAGTAAAGGAATCTCCTGATTGGCTGAAAACTGCCATTCGCAGCATGGATTTAAATCCTATAAACAATGTTGTAGATGTGACCAATTATATTTTGTATGAATTGGGTCAACCCTTGCATGCATTTGATTACGATAGGATAAAAGAGCACCGCATATTGGTAGATACCCTGGAGGCAGATACCAAATTTGTGACTTTGGATGGAGTTGAACGCAGTCTGCGTTCGGATGATCTGATGATTTGCGATAGCAGCAAACAAGGATTGTGTATGGCCGGTGTTTTTGGAGGGATGAATTCAGGAATTAGTAATTCAACAAAAACTATTTTTTTGGAATCTGCTCATTTCAATGCCAGCGCGGTACGAAAGTCCAGCATGTCACACAATTTGAGAACCCAATCTGCCCGTTGTTTTGAAAAAGGCTCCGATCCAAATCTAACGATTTTTGCATTGCAGCGTGCAATTTATCTTTTGCAAAAAACCTGTGATGCACAAATTAGCTCGGCTTTGATCGATTTATATCCTGAACCCATAACACCAGCTAAAATAAAATTAAATGTAAATCAAGCCATCCAATTATCTGGAATGGAATTGGATTTGGAAAAATTAAAGCAGGTCTTGTTTGCATTGGAAATGGAGATTGAAGATTTACAGAATGGATTCCTCCATGTTTTTGTTCCTACCAATAAACCCGATGTCTTACGAATGCCGGATGTGGTAGAAGAAGTATGTCGCGTATATGGATTTGAGCATATTCCAATTCCGGAAAAAATGCAAGTTTCTTTTCCAAAATCCAAAGGATCCTTGTATCCGATCCGAAAAGAAATTGCAGGTTTTCTGAGTGCAAATAATTTACAGGAGATTATGAGTTTATCCTTGATGCGTTCAGGGATTTGCATACAGTCTGGTTTATATCGGGAAGAAGATCTGGTAATTATTCACAACACATCCAATATTCATTTGAATGCGATGAAGCCAAGCATTTGTTTTGGTGGACTGGAAGCGATTCAATACAACAGCAACCGGCAACAAACAGATTTAGCATTTTATGAAATGGCTAAAACCTATATCCGGAATGGAGACCAGGTTCAAGAAAAATCAAAACTGGGAATCTGGTTATGTGGTTTGCAACATGCGGCACATTGGTCTGATCCAAAACCGGCCGCACAAAATTTTTATCAGATCAAAGCAGTTGTTGAAAGTATATTAAAGCAATTGCAATTGCCAATCCCAACTTTTGAATCTTTTGAAAACAAGCACGTATTTGAGTGGGGTGTTGAATATAAATCCGCAAACACGGACATCATTCAATTTGGAAAATTGCAATCTAAATTGCTTGCTATTTTTGATATTAAAAAAGAAGTTTATTACGCTGAAATAGATTTGGAAGCATTGGCTGCATTGATTTCAAATAAGCCGGTAGTGTTTTCAGAGTTTAGTAAATTTTTACCGATTAAAAGGGACCTGGCTTTAATTATTGATCAAAGCGTTCCATTTAATATATTAAAAGATATTGCAATTAAACATTCTAAGAATTTATTAAAATCAGTTCAGCTATTTGATATTTATGAAAATGCAGAACAAATAGGTCCTGGTAAAAAATCCTATGCCTTAAGTTTTACTTTTGAAAATCACGACCGTCAAATGAGTAGTGAAGAAATGGAAACGCTTATGAACGAACTCATTCAAATTTATAAGAATGAAGCAAATGCAGTTGTTAGGAGTTAG